In the genome of Chitinispirillales bacterium, the window CAAACCGATTAAAGGTCATATTATGGCGGCAAGAAGCGGTCATGCGGCAAATCATGCTTTTGCCAAAAGAGTAAGAGAATATTTATCTAAAAAAACAGAAAAACAATCCGTTGTAAAAATTACTTACGACGATATTTTGAAAATGTTGCCGCATAGATATCCTTTCCTTTTGGTTGACGGGGTCGATGAGATTATTCCCGGGCATAAAATTACTGCGTACAAAAACGTTTCGTTCAGCGATAATTTTTTTCAGGGGCATTTTCCGGGGAATCCGATTATGCCCGGAGTTTTGCAGCTTGAAGCGTTAGCCCAAGCGGGCGGCTTAATGGTTTTATACGAAGAAAATCTAAAAGAAAATAATGCCGAGCAAAAATCAATGCTTTATATGAGCGTTAATAATTGCAAATTTCGAGCGCCGGTTCGTCCGGGAGATAAACTCGTTTTGGAACTGAATTTGATTAAACAGCGTAAAAATATTTTCGTATGTGAGGCGAAATCTACGGTAAACGGGAAAGTATGCTGCGAAGCGGAACTCACCTGCATGGTGAACGTGTAAGGTTAAAAATGAGCGTAGAAATAAGCGAAAAAGCGATTATCGGTAAAAATGCGGAATTTGGAAACAATGTAAAAATTGCACCGTTTGCGATAATTGAAGATAACGTCGTAATCGACGATTACACAACCATAGGTTCGCATGCATATATCGGAAGCCATACGAAAATAGGAAAAAATTGCAGAATTTTTAACGGGGCGAGCGTAGGAACGATAGCGCAAGATTTGAAATATCGTGACGAAGACGCGTTCTTATTCATCGGAGACGAAGTTATTATCCGCGAATTTGTAACTATAAACAAAGGAACGTCGGCAAATAACGGGATAACAAAAATCGGTAATAATTGCGCACTTTTGGCTTACTGTCATGTCGCTCACGATTGCGAGGTCGGAGATTTTTTTGTCGCCTCTAACAATCTCGCGATGGCCGGACACACAACGATAGGCAGAAACGTAATATGCGGCGGTAACGTTTCCATTCATCAATTTACGCACATAGGCGATTATTCTTTTATAGGCGCCAATTCTTATGTTTCAATGGATATTGTTCCATATTCTCTGATAGGTACGGCAGACGGAGAAACTTTTGTCGCCGGACATAATAAAGTCGGATTGGAGCGAAACGGATTCAGCGCGGACGATATAAGTAAGATAAAAAAAATATATAAATTACTGTTTTTCCGGGAACTATCCGTTTCTGAAGCGAAAAAACAAATTTTAAACGAAGTCGGACAAAATACGATTTCTCAACGGGTTCTGGATTTTATAGAAAAATCACAAAGAGGACTTTTGCGGGTTAGAAGCAAAGAATAACTTGATTTTTTACACGAAAATATATTATTTTGCAACAGTTCGGAGAGTAGCGCAGTCTGGTAGCGCCCCGGTTTTGGGAACCGGTTGTCGCAGGTTCAAATCCTGTCTCTCCGACCAATAAACCGTCGCACCCTTAGCTCAGCTGGATAGAGCAACTGCCTTCTAAGCAGTAGGTCGCAGGTTCGAATCCTGCAGGGTGTATTTCTATCGTTATAAAATACATATAAAACAAAAATTCAAAAAAATAAAAAATCCGGGCGAAGACCGTAAAACAAATATTATATTATTTATGGAGTTTAAATATGACATTACATACACTAAATTTCAGGCAAGGTTTATCGGATTTTGAAGGCAGAACAGTTTATACTTCTTTTCCTTTGTCTGGTTCTTATGAAGTAGTTTTGTTGCCGATAGAATCAAATAGAGGTCATGAATATTTGGCGTTACCTATTGTGGAAAAAGTGAAGGCGGAATCTAATAACGCTATTTTATTAAATAAGGTTGAAATCGAAAAACTTTAAAAGGAAATCCAAATGAAAAATTTATTTAAAATTGTATTTTTTGCATTTGTATTTGGAATACTTAGCGGTTGTGGAAGCGGCGAAAATTCAAATAGTGATGATTTTGTTTTTCCAAAACAAGAATATGTTAAATGTTTTAACAACGAATCTGAAATTGTTCGTTTTATAGGTAATGATGGTAAAGAAATTAATACTTATTCTATTCCATTCTCTGGCTGTAAAAATGTTTTTGATTATAAAAAAGGAGAATATTTAGAAGGAGAATATTTGTTTACGATTGTCCCTGATGTATTAAATGATAGTTTATTAAGTATTTATGAACATCAACTGTATAAGGCATATAAACACAATGGTAAACTAGTGTTTTATTATGAAATGCCAAATTATCAGAGTCCACCAATAGCAGACACAATTAATGTATTTGGAGTCTCATATAAAAAATACTCTTATAGGCGCATAGAATTGCCTAAATTTACGACAAAGGAATCTTTTTTTAAT includes:
- the lpxA gene encoding acyl-ACP--UDP-N-acetylglucosamine O-acyltransferase, with the protein product MLRSGTHLHGERVRLKMSVEISEKAIIGKNAEFGNNVKIAPFAIIEDNVVIDDYTTIGSHAYIGSHTKIGKNCRIFNGASVGTIAQDLKYRDEDAFLFIGDEVIIREFVTINKGTSANNGITKIGNNCALLAYCHVAHDCEVGDFFVASNNLAMAGHTTIGRNVICGGNVSIHQFTHIGDYSFIGANSYVSMDIVPYSLIGTADGETFVAGHNKVGLERNGFSADDISKIKKIYKLLFFRELSVSEAKKQILNEVGQNTISQRVLDFIEKSQRGLLRVRSKE